From Streptomyces durmitorensis, a single genomic window includes:
- a CDS encoding thiolase family protein, whose product MPRTVRDVVFVDGVRTPFGKAGPKGIYHETRADDLIVKAIRELLRRNPALDPAKIDEVAIAATTQIGDQGLTLGRTAGILAGLPQSVPGYSIDRMCAGALTAVTATAGSIAFGAYDAVIAGGVEHMGRHPMGEGVDPNPRFVSEKLVDESALFMGMTAENLHDRYPTITKQRADAYAVRSQEKAAKAYANGKIQQDLVPVSVRRTNEEAGETGWGLATADEPMRPGTTLESLAGLKTPFRTHGRVTAGNAAGLNDGATASIIASEDFAREHNLPVKMRLVSYSFAGVEPEVMGYGPIPATEKALAQAGLSISDIGLFEINEAFAVQVLAFLEHYGIADDDTRVNQYGGAIAYGHPLASSGVRLMTQLARQFEEQPDVRYGLTTMCVGFGMGATVIWENPNHKDAGGDK is encoded by the coding sequence GTGCCTCGTACCGTCAGGGACGTCGTCTTCGTTGATGGCGTCCGCACCCCGTTCGGCAAGGCGGGCCCGAAGGGCATCTACCACGAGACCCGTGCGGATGACCTCATCGTGAAGGCCATCCGGGAGCTGCTCCGCCGCAACCCGGCCCTCGACCCCGCCAAGATCGACGAGGTCGCCATCGCCGCGACCACGCAGATCGGCGACCAGGGTCTGACGCTGGGCCGCACCGCCGGCATCCTGGCGGGCCTGCCCCAGTCCGTGCCCGGGTACTCCATCGACCGCATGTGTGCGGGCGCCCTGACCGCCGTGACGGCGACCGCGGGCTCCATCGCGTTCGGCGCGTACGACGCCGTCATCGCCGGTGGCGTCGAGCACATGGGCCGCCACCCCATGGGCGAGGGCGTCGACCCGAACCCGCGGTTCGTGAGCGAGAAGCTCGTCGACGAGTCCGCCCTCTTCATGGGCATGACCGCCGAGAACCTGCACGACCGGTATCCCACGATCACCAAGCAGCGTGCCGACGCGTACGCCGTGCGCTCGCAGGAGAAGGCCGCCAAGGCCTACGCCAACGGCAAGATCCAGCAGGACCTCGTGCCCGTCTCCGTACGACGGACGAACGAGGAGGCCGGTGAGACCGGCTGGGGCCTCGCCACCGCCGACGAGCCGATGCGTCCGGGGACCACCCTGGAGAGCCTCGCCGGGCTGAAGACGCCGTTCCGTACGCACGGCCGCGTCACCGCGGGCAACGCCGCGGGTCTCAACGACGGCGCCACGGCGTCGATCATCGCCTCCGAGGACTTCGCCCGCGAGCACAACCTGCCGGTCAAGATGCGGCTCGTCTCGTACTCGTTCGCTGGTGTCGAGCCCGAGGTCATGGGCTACGGCCCGATCCCGGCCACCGAGAAGGCGCTCGCCCAGGCGGGGCTCTCCATCTCCGACATCGGTCTCTTCGAGATCAATGAGGCCTTCGCCGTGCAGGTGCTCGCCTTCCTGGAGCACTACGGCATCGCGGACGACGACACCCGCGTGAACCAGTACGGCGGCGCCATCGCCTACGGCCACCCCCTCGCCTCCTCCGGCGTGCGTCTGATGACGCAGCTGGCGCGGCAGTTCGAGGAGCAGCCGGACGTCCGCTACGGCCTGACGACGATGTGCGTCGGCTTCGGCATGGGCGCCACCGTCATCTGGGAGAACCCGAACCACAAGGACGCCGGAGGCGACAAGTGA
- a CDS encoding 3-hydroxyacyl-CoA dehydrogenase NAD-binding domain-containing protein: protein MSSSTSSTTELLKGAAELFPDEVVTQAHVRHLDLPAGAGRFALITLDNGFDHTKPTTFGPGSLANLNAAIDQVEKEAAEGTIVGVGVTGKPFIFAVGADLKGVEILKRHEDALAIGKGGHEVFKRLSTLAVPSFAYYNGAAMGGGVEVGLHCSYRTVSKALPAFSLPEVFLGLVPGWGGCALLPNLIGADKAVSVIIENSLNQNRQLKGKQVFELGIADALFEGADFLEQSLIWTASVLNGSLTVERPEIDRGEAWDAAVARGRGIADSKVHGAAPAAYRALEIIEAAKDGDLQKGFDAEDTALADLIMGGELRSGIYAFNLVQKRAKRPAGAPDKNLARPVTKVGVVGAGLMASQLALLFLRRLEVPVVLTDIDQARVDKGVGYVHEEIDKLLLKGRVNQDKANRLKGLVSGVLDKAEGFSDADFVIEAVFEEIGVKQQVFAEVEAVAPAHAIFATNTSSLSVSEMASKLKHPERVVGFHFFNPVAILPLLEIVRGEQTDDASLATAFGVAKKLKKTAVLVKDAPAFVVNRILTRFMGEIQNVIDEGTPVAVAEKAVEPLGLPMSPLVLLELVGPAIGLHVSETLNRAFPERFTVSPNLAAVVKAGKRGFYVYDSGKPELDPEVAALLKQGDVVLTEEQTRDRVLDAVAQEIGLMLDEGVVAEAQDIDLCLITGAGWPFHLGGVTPYLDRAGVSERVNGKRFLAPGVASVPA from the coding sequence GTGAGCAGCTCCACCAGCTCCACCACCGAGCTTCTGAAGGGTGCAGCCGAGCTGTTTCCCGACGAGGTCGTCACGCAGGCGCACGTACGCCACCTCGACCTGCCCGCGGGCGCCGGGCGCTTCGCGCTCATCACGCTCGACAACGGCTTCGACCACACCAAGCCGACCACCTTCGGCCCTGGTTCGCTCGCGAACCTGAACGCCGCGATCGACCAGGTCGAGAAGGAGGCGGCCGAGGGCACGATCGTCGGTGTCGGTGTCACCGGCAAGCCGTTCATCTTCGCCGTCGGCGCCGACCTCAAGGGCGTCGAGATCCTGAAGCGCCACGAGGATGCCCTCGCCATCGGCAAGGGCGGGCACGAGGTCTTCAAGCGGCTCTCCACCCTCGCCGTTCCCTCCTTCGCGTACTACAACGGTGCCGCGATGGGTGGCGGTGTCGAGGTCGGTCTGCACTGCTCGTACCGCACCGTCTCCAAGGCGCTCCCGGCCTTCTCGCTGCCCGAGGTCTTCCTCGGTCTCGTACCGGGCTGGGGCGGCTGCGCGCTGCTTCCGAACCTGATCGGCGCCGACAAGGCCGTCTCGGTCATCATCGAGAACTCGCTCAACCAGAACCGCCAGCTCAAGGGCAAGCAGGTCTTCGAGCTCGGCATCGCCGACGCGCTCTTCGAAGGTGCCGACTTCCTGGAGCAGTCGCTGATCTGGACGGCCTCCGTCCTGAACGGCTCGCTCACGGTGGAGCGCCCCGAGATCGACCGCGGCGAGGCCTGGGACGCCGCTGTGGCGCGTGGCCGCGGCATCGCGGACTCCAAGGTGCACGGCGCCGCCCCGGCCGCCTACCGCGCCCTGGAGATCATCGAGGCCGCCAAGGACGGCGACCTGCAGAAGGGCTTCGACGCCGAGGACACGGCGCTCGCCGACCTCATCATGGGCGGCGAACTGCGCAGCGGCATCTACGCGTTCAACCTCGTCCAGAAGCGCGCCAAGCGCCCGGCGGGTGCCCCGGACAAGAACCTGGCGCGCCCGGTCACCAAGGTCGGCGTCGTCGGCGCCGGTCTGATGGCCTCGCAGCTCGCGCTCCTGTTCCTGCGCCGCCTTGAGGTGCCGGTCGTGCTGACCGACATCGACCAGGCTCGTGTCGACAAGGGCGTCGGTTACGTCCACGAGGAGATCGACAAGCTCCTCCTCAAGGGCCGCGTCAACCAGGACAAGGCGAACCGTCTGAAGGGGCTCGTCTCCGGCGTGCTCGACAAGGCCGAGGGCTTCTCCGACGCCGACTTCGTCATCGAGGCCGTCTTCGAGGAGATCGGCGTCAAGCAGCAGGTGTTCGCCGAGGTGGAGGCCGTCGCTCCGGCGCACGCGATCTTCGCCACCAACACCTCCTCGCTCTCGGTCTCCGAGATGGCGTCGAAGCTGAAGCACCCCGAGCGGGTCGTCGGCTTCCACTTCTTCAACCCCGTCGCGATCCTGCCGCTCCTTGAGATCGTGCGCGGCGAGCAGACGGACGACGCCTCGCTGGCCACGGCCTTCGGTGTCGCCAAGAAGCTGAAGAAGACCGCGGTTCTGGTGAAGGACGCCCCGGCGTTCGTCGTGAACCGCATCCTCACCCGCTTCATGGGCGAGATCCAGAACGTCATCGACGAGGGCACCCCGGTCGCCGTCGCCGAGAAGGCCGTCGAGCCGCTCGGTCTGCCGATGTCGCCGCTGGTCCTCCTTGAGCTGGTCGGTCCGGCCATCGGTCTGCACGTCTCGGAGACCCTGAACCGCGCCTTCCCGGAGCGCTTCACGGTGTCGCCGAACCTCGCCGCCGTCGTCAAGGCCGGCAAGCGCGGCTTCTACGTCTACGACTCCGGCAAGCCGGAGCTGGACCCCGAGGTCGCCGCTCTCCTCAAGCAGGGCGACGTCGTCCTGACCGAGGAGCAGACCCGCGACCGCGTCCTGGACGCGGTGGCGCAGGAGATCGGCCTGATGCTCGACGAGGGCGTCGTCGCCGAGGCGCAGGACATCGACCTGTGCCTGATCACGGGCGCCGGCTGGCCCTTCCACCTGGGCGGCGTCACGCCGTACCTGGACCGTGCCGGTGTCAGCGAGCGCGTCAACGGCAAGCGGTTCCTGGCGCCGGGCGTGGCCAGCGTTCCCGCGTAG